The following proteins are encoded in a genomic region of Natrinema sp. DC36:
- a CDS encoding class I SAM-dependent methyltransferase yields MKGQEWYQADDIAEEYDDKRFSRGGQLIDRREKAAVLESIMPVEDKKVLEIACGTGRFTVMLAHQGADVVGLDISAAMLQQGRRKARNADIAGTLEFLRGDAGRLPFPDDHFDTVIAMRFFHLADDPEAFLAEMRRVSSDQIVFDTFNRFSSRSIYNWALPMGSRLYSKSEVAVLLAKTDLTLVDVEDDFLLPYGLYRSIPNGLASPLRALDNAVGELPVTDHFASVSYWSARVR; encoded by the coding sequence GTGAAAGGACAGGAGTGGTACCAAGCCGACGACATCGCCGAGGAATACGACGACAAGCGATTCTCCCGGGGCGGTCAGCTGATCGACCGTCGGGAGAAAGCGGCCGTTCTCGAGTCCATCATGCCCGTCGAGGACAAGAAGGTCCTCGAGATCGCCTGTGGTACCGGGCGGTTTACGGTCATGTTAGCCCATCAGGGAGCCGACGTCGTTGGGCTGGACATCTCGGCGGCGATGTTACAGCAGGGACGACGGAAGGCTCGGAACGCGGACATCGCGGGTACGCTCGAGTTCCTCCGAGGTGACGCGGGACGGCTCCCCTTCCCGGATGATCACTTCGATACCGTCATCGCGATGCGGTTTTTCCACCTCGCGGACGATCCGGAGGCGTTCCTGGCGGAGATGCGACGCGTCTCCAGCGATCAGATCGTCTTCGACACGTTCAACCGCTTTTCGTCGCGGAGCATCTACAACTGGGCGCTCCCGATGGGGTCGCGGCTCTACTCGAAGAGCGAGGTCGCGGTCCTGCTCGCGAAGACGGATCTGACGCTCGTCGACGTCGAGGACGACTTCCTCCTCCCCTACGGACTGTATCGGTCGATTCCCAACGGGCTCGCGTCGCCGCTGCGCGCGCTCGATAACGCCGTCGGAGAACTGCCGGTCACCGACCACTTCGCGTCGGTGTCGTACTGGAGCGCGCGCGTCCGCTGA
- a CDS encoding glycosyltransferase family A protein, with protein sequence MELSVVVSTLNDRERLLSCLDALTERTPSSTEVIVVNGPSSDGTTGVVRDREDIDVLVEISERNSSVSRNAGLELATGEVVAFLDGGYAIDHSWYPAIDEAMAGATDVVTGPVTGGPASGDRQSPQQVAGRSVTHFHGGNVAFERSVLEDLNGFDEYLEEASERDCAHRTAGLEYEVSWDAAMAARCEIGTDGGEAIDVGRSASELRSDGGRADPDWGATYRSLSYRLAKNYGLRPSVLARTAGSALGEGAAGVRRLAAGEATPTGWVSDGTAVVTNITRGLWDGVRARYRDRSSRRNPNGIAERHDRAVRVYDWR encoded by the coding sequence ATGGAGCTCTCGGTAGTCGTCTCGACGCTGAACGACCGGGAGCGATTGCTGTCGTGTCTCGACGCCCTCACGGAACGAACGCCGTCATCGACGGAGGTCATCGTCGTCAACGGGCCATCCTCTGACGGGACGACCGGCGTCGTCCGCGACCGCGAGGACATCGACGTCCTCGTCGAAATATCCGAGCGGAACTCGAGCGTCTCCCGAAACGCCGGCCTCGAACTCGCGACGGGCGAGGTCGTCGCGTTCCTCGACGGCGGGTACGCAATCGATCACAGCTGGTATCCGGCCATCGACGAGGCGATGGCCGGCGCGACTGACGTCGTCACCGGCCCCGTAACGGGCGGCCCCGCTAGTGGAGACCGGCAGTCACCACAGCAGGTCGCCGGTCGATCGGTAACCCACTTTCACGGCGGCAACGTCGCCTTCGAACGGTCCGTCCTCGAGGACCTGAACGGCTTCGACGAGTACCTCGAGGAAGCGAGCGAACGCGATTGCGCACACCGAACGGCCGGCCTCGAGTACGAGGTGTCGTGGGACGCGGCCATGGCCGCCCGCTGCGAGATCGGGACCGACGGCGGTGAGGCGATCGACGTGGGGCGATCCGCGTCGGAACTCCGTTCCGACGGCGGCCGGGCCGATCCCGACTGGGGAGCGACCTACCGGTCGCTGTCCTACCGACTGGCGAAGAACTACGGGCTGCGACCGAGCGTCCTCGCCCGGACCGCCGGCAGCGCGCTGGGAGAGGGTGCCGCCGGCGTCCGTCGGCTGGCAGCGGGCGAGGCGACGCCGACGGGATGGGTATCCGACGGCACGGCCGTCGTCACGAACATCACGCGCGGCCTCTGGGACGGCGTTCGCGCACGGTATCGGGATCGGTCGAGTCGGCGCAACCCGAACGGGATCGCCGAGCGCCACGACCGAGCGGTCCGGGTCTACGACTGGCGGTGA
- a CDS encoding Hsp20/alpha crystallin family protein, translating into MTLKDLGKSVGSALYRQVGRANGRVQNHRSLPVDVLENDASYRVVFDAPGAEPDDVQVRYLEGNVKIRIDRFRQFHEGYEMRFPGRGMSLSADAELPTDAVVDPDAGTARLSETGTLSVEIPKDSAISDASEAESDTKIDATDATDASDSGADTERVTIDD; encoded by the coding sequence GTGACCCTCAAAGACCTCGGTAAATCGGTCGGTAGCGCGCTGTACCGACAGGTCGGCCGCGCGAACGGCCGCGTCCAGAACCACCGATCGCTGCCCGTCGACGTCCTCGAGAACGACGCCTCCTACCGCGTCGTCTTCGACGCGCCCGGCGCCGAACCGGACGACGTGCAGGTCCGCTATCTCGAGGGGAACGTCAAGATCCGGATCGACCGGTTCCGACAGTTCCACGAGGGGTACGAGATGCGGTTTCCCGGCCGCGGAATGTCGCTGTCCGCAGACGCCGAGTTGCCGACCGACGCGGTCGTCGATCCGGACGCGGGAACGGCGCGACTCTCCGAAACTGGGACGCTGAGCGTCGAAATTCCGAAGGACTCCGCGATCAGCGACGCGTCCGAGGCAGAGTCGGATACGAAAATCGACGCAACTGACGCGACCGACGCGTCCGATTCGGGAGCCGATACCGAGCGAGTCACTATCGACGACTGA
- a CDS encoding helix-turn-helix domain-containing protein: MSTSTAEDRGAAAEETLSEDEYRDRLRDLPPSAKLVAKVLEADSPLSQGQLAEESLLPDRTVRYALNRLEDVGLVGSRYSFRDARKQVYFLKN; this comes from the coding sequence ATGAGCACGAGTACAGCCGAGGATCGTGGCGCCGCAGCCGAGGAGACCCTGTCAGAGGACGAATACCGCGATCGACTCCGCGACTTACCGCCGAGCGCGAAGCTCGTCGCGAAAGTGCTGGAGGCCGACTCGCCGCTTTCGCAGGGCCAACTCGCCGAGGAATCGCTGCTCCCCGACCGCACCGTTCGCTACGCGCTCAACCGACTCGAGGATGTCGGCCTCGTCGGCTCGCGGTACAGTTTCCGCGACGCGCGCAAGCAGGTTTACTTCCTCAAGAACTGA
- a CDS encoding radical SAM protein — MTDPETLAVTIVDGYVDEPAHFGVPPYISTYPRYAAGALVDAGVPREQITYHTIDRLRDEPDYWRDVDEADLLVYLGGMTVPGKYVGGTPAEPDEVRKLAWTTGGTSLMGGPVKFGVGDENAGATETERRDLDFDFVAKGDVEAAVYDLVESGLEGFNNRMRDVDEVSRWAQEGAFVVEEHPNHPDHLIAELETSRGCAYRCSFCTEPLYGNPSFRSPPSVVGEVDALSDHGVKHFRLGRQADILAYGGDGEAPNPDALRQLYSGIREVAPGLETLHLDNMNPITIVEWPEESREGIRIIAEHNTPGDTAAFGLESADPVVQEANNLNVTAEECFEAVRIVNEEAGWRPGGDPDAAPTFGDDAPRRLPKLLPGINLLHGLKGEREETYERNRAFLQRVYDEGYMLRRINIRQVMAFDGTDMSETGAEIANEHKQLFKRYKKRVREEIDNPMLERVAPPGTVLPDVHLEYHQDGKTFGRQLGTYPLLVGIPGERELERTIDVAVVDHGYRSVTGVPYPLDLNAASMDELAAIPGIGDRTAGDIVVNRPYESVADASLGTEFDLTQFMTTRPLERAD; from the coding sequence ATGACAGACCCCGAGACGCTGGCGGTGACGATCGTCGACGGCTACGTCGACGAGCCCGCGCACTTCGGGGTGCCGCCGTACATTTCGACGTATCCCCGGTACGCAGCGGGCGCGCTCGTCGACGCGGGCGTCCCGCGCGAGCAAATCACGTACCACACGATCGATCGGCTCCGCGACGAACCTGACTACTGGCGCGACGTCGACGAGGCCGACCTGCTGGTCTACCTCGGCGGAATGACCGTCCCCGGGAAGTACGTCGGCGGCACGCCGGCCGAACCCGACGAAGTCCGAAAGCTCGCCTGGACGACCGGCGGCACGAGCCTGATGGGCGGCCCCGTCAAGTTCGGCGTCGGCGACGAGAACGCCGGCGCGACCGAGACCGAACGCCGGGATCTCGACTTCGATTTCGTCGCCAAGGGCGACGTCGAAGCCGCCGTCTACGACCTCGTCGAGAGCGGTCTCGAGGGGTTCAACAACCGAATGCGCGACGTCGACGAAGTCTCGCGGTGGGCCCAGGAGGGTGCGTTCGTGGTCGAAGAACACCCCAACCACCCGGACCACCTCATTGCGGAACTCGAGACCTCCCGCGGCTGTGCCTACCGGTGTTCGTTCTGTACGGAGCCGCTGTACGGCAACCCGTCCTTCCGGTCGCCGCCGTCGGTCGTCGGCGAGGTCGACGCGCTCTCGGATCACGGCGTGAAACACTTCCGGCTCGGCCGACAGGCCGACATCCTCGCCTACGGCGGCGACGGCGAAGCGCCCAATCCCGACGCCCTGCGACAGCTCTACAGCGGAATACGCGAGGTCGCGCCCGGCCTCGAGACGCTCCACCTCGACAACATGAACCCCATTACGATCGTCGAGTGGCCCGAAGAGAGCCGGGAGGGGATCCGGATCATCGCCGAGCACAACACGCCCGGCGACACGGCCGCGTTTGGCCTCGAGTCGGCCGACCCGGTCGTTCAGGAGGCGAACAACCTGAACGTCACCGCCGAGGAGTGTTTCGAAGCGGTCCGGATCGTCAACGAGGAGGCCGGATGGAGACCCGGAGGAGATCCTGACGCCGCGCCCACCTTCGGCGACGACGCGCCGCGCCGCCTGCCCAAGCTCCTCCCGGGAATCAACCTCCTGCACGGGCTCAAGGGCGAGCGCGAGGAGACCTACGAGCGCAATCGCGCGTTCCTCCAGCGAGTGTACGACGAGGGCTACATGCTCCGGCGGATCAACATCCGGCAGGTGATGGCCTTCGACGGCACCGACATGAGCGAGACGGGAGCCGAGATCGCAAACGAGCACAAGCAGCTGTTCAAACGCTACAAGAAGCGGGTCCGCGAGGAGATCGACAACCCGATGCTCGAGCGCGTCGCGCCCCCGGGAACCGTCCTCCCGGACGTCCACCTCGAGTACCACCAGGACGGCAAGACCTTCGGCCGGCAACTCGGCACCTACCCCCTGCTGGTCGGGATCCCGGGCGAACGCGAACTCGAGCGGACCATCGACGTCGCGGTCGTCGATCACGGCTACCGCTCGGTGACCGGCGTTCCCTACCCGCTGGATCTCAACGCGGCCTCGATGGACGAACTCGCCGCCATCCCCGGCATCGGCGACCGCACCGCGGGCGATATCGTCGTCAACCGTCCCTACGAATCCGTCGCCGACGCGTCCCTCGGAACCGAGTTCGACCTCACGCAGTTCATGACGACGCGGCCGCTCGAGCGCGCGGATTGA
- a CDS encoding MmgE/PrpD family protein, which yields MTAEASFASFVASLSPEDVPADVRDHVGLVVADTIGAIVGGSTTDPVASLRNRYADRYEGSATVLGTSTALPTHQAATLNGTAGTVLELDEGHKLAAGHPSIHVLPALLAVAETDDGDAEAFSTAFVAGYETAVRVARACQPLADGYHPHGVWGVVGAAAAIANYERLDEETTADALRIAANHAQHTRFEAAVEGSTVRDTYAGMVAPDAIAAVDQARSGFTGLEDGVRRHLARTSAGPIEFPSPLALGDRWAVTEGYFKIHAACRYTHPALDAVDALDAVEPLDVDAVDAVGVETYPAAAALADPEPRNRLAAKFSLPFAIATRLRTGHAGKDAFEPAALEDATYRLARRVSVEQTPEFESAVPDSRGARVIVTLEDGRERSETVERARGGAHRRFDEERLREKFRSLVAPSLGDAAAEDAWVTIRDCWSGETGSLCRAVSPSSNG from the coding sequence ATGACGGCCGAGGCGTCGTTCGCATCGTTCGTCGCCTCCCTTTCACCCGAGGACGTTCCCGCCGACGTGCGCGACCACGTCGGCCTCGTCGTCGCCGACACGATCGGTGCGATCGTCGGCGGTTCGACGACCGATCCCGTCGCATCGCTGCGTAACCGCTACGCCGATCGATACGAGGGCTCCGCGACCGTCCTCGGGACGTCCACGGCGCTTCCCACCCACCAGGCTGCGACGCTCAACGGGACCGCCGGGACCGTTCTCGAGCTCGACGAGGGGCACAAGCTCGCTGCCGGCCATCCGTCGATTCACGTCCTCCCCGCGCTGCTCGCCGTCGCGGAGACCGACGACGGGGACGCCGAGGCGTTCTCGACGGCGTTCGTCGCCGGCTACGAGACGGCCGTTCGCGTCGCACGGGCCTGCCAACCGCTCGCCGACGGCTATCACCCCCACGGCGTCTGGGGCGTCGTCGGCGCGGCGGCCGCGATCGCCAACTACGAGCGACTCGACGAGGAGACGACCGCTGATGCACTTCGCATCGCCGCCAACCACGCCCAGCACACGCGGTTCGAGGCGGCGGTCGAGGGATCCACCGTCAGAGACACGTACGCCGGAATGGTCGCACCCGATGCCATCGCTGCCGTCGATCAGGCCCGGAGCGGGTTCACCGGTCTCGAGGACGGCGTCCGTCGCCACCTCGCGCGGACGAGTGCGGGGCCGATCGAGTTCCCCTCGCCGCTGGCACTTGGCGACCGCTGGGCGGTGACCGAGGGCTACTTCAAAATTCACGCGGCCTGCCGATACACCCATCCCGCGCTCGATGCCGTCGACGCGCTGGACGCGGTCGAACCGCTCGACGTCGATGCGGTCGACGCCGTCGGGGTCGAAACGTATCCGGCCGCAGCCGCGCTCGCCGATCCGGAACCCCGGAATCGACTCGCGGCGAAGTTTTCGCTTCCGTTCGCGATCGCGACGCGGCTCCGAACCGGCCACGCCGGCAAGGACGCGTTCGAACCGGCAGCGCTCGAGGACGCGACCTATCGCCTCGCGCGTCGCGTGTCGGTTGAACAAACTCCCGAGTTCGAGTCCGCCGTGCCCGACTCGCGGGGGGCGCGAGTCATCGTGACCCTCGAGGACGGCCGCGAGCGATCCGAAACGGTCGAACGCGCTCGCGGTGGCGCACACCGTCGCTTCGACGAGGAACGTCTCCGCGAGAAGTTCCGCTCGCTCGTGGCTCCCTCGCTGGGGGACGCGGCGGCCGAGGACGCATGGGTGACGATCCGCGACTGCTGGTCAGGCGAGACCGGTTCGCTCTGCCGAGCCGTCTCCCCATCGTCGAACGGTTGA
- a CDS encoding FAD-binding oxidoreductase, giving the protein MSDADEPALAVGADALTERGAGLEVAVVGAGAVGATVAYDLACEGAAVTLYDRGGVASGATGRAAGICYDAFADGLDAEIAGDAIERFRAFSGDDTFPFVECPYVWLAREGDSERANAIRDQVRRMQDNGIVALEIDGDALAERFPALRTDDVAVAGIAGGAGYVDPAAYTACLAAAATGAGATLETETAVDIRTDPARVVRPDGEVHEVDAVLVAAGARTKGLLADAGIPLAVKPYRVQALVANADLAEPMCYDATGGFYLRPHATGLLAGDGTEDREADPDAYERDADPAFADGLLERVAHRVPGVADGDRELERAWAGLCTATPDRDPLVGRVRDGLYVATGFQGHGFMRAPAIGERLAEEILGGDGIDAFDPTRFRGDEAFDVVEGMALDPN; this is encoded by the coding sequence ATGAGCGACGCCGACGAACCGGCGCTGGCCGTCGGTGCGGACGCGCTCACCGAACGGGGCGCAGGGCTCGAGGTAGCGGTCGTCGGCGCGGGAGCCGTCGGTGCGACCGTGGCCTACGATCTCGCGTGCGAGGGCGCGGCCGTGACGCTCTACGATCGGGGCGGCGTCGCCAGCGGAGCGACCGGGCGGGCCGCAGGAATCTGCTACGACGCCTTCGCGGACGGGCTCGACGCCGAGATCGCCGGCGACGCGATCGAGCGGTTCCGCGCGTTCTCGGGCGACGATACGTTCCCGTTCGTCGAGTGCCCCTACGTCTGGCTGGCCCGCGAAGGCGACTCCGAACGGGCCAACGCGATCCGCGACCAGGTGCGGCGGATGCAGGACAACGGCATCGTCGCCCTCGAGATCGACGGCGACGCGCTGGCGGAACGGTTTCCCGCCCTTCGGACGGACGACGTCGCCGTCGCGGGGATCGCCGGCGGGGCGGGCTACGTCGATCCGGCCGCGTACACCGCCTGCCTCGCGGCCGCGGCCACCGGTGCCGGCGCGACCCTCGAGACCGAGACGGCGGTCGACATCCGAACCGATCCCGCGCGAGTCGTTCGTCCCGATGGCGAGGTCCACGAGGTCGACGCGGTGCTCGTCGCCGCCGGCGCGCGTACCAAGGGGCTGCTCGCGGATGCGGGCATTCCCCTTGCCGTCAAGCCGTACCGCGTGCAGGCGCTGGTCGCGAACGCCGACCTCGCGGAACCGATGTGTTACGACGCGACCGGCGGCTTCTACCTGCGACCTCACGCGACCGGCCTCCTCGCGGGCGACGGGACCGAAGACCGCGAGGCCGACCCCGACGCGTACGAGCGCGACGCCGATCCCGCGTTCGCAGACGGGTTACTCGAGCGGGTTGCCCACCGGGTTCCGGGCGTCGCGGACGGCGATCGCGAACTCGAGCGGGCGTGGGCCGGCCTCTGTACGGCGACGCCCGACCGGGATCCGCTCGTCGGACGCGTTCGCGACGGGCTGTACGTCGCGACCGGATTCCAGGGCCACGGTTTCATGCGTGCGCCAGCGATCGGAGAACGGCTCGCGGAAGAAATACTCGGCGGGGACGGAATCGACGCCTTCGATCCGACGCGGTTCCGCGGCGACGAGGCGTTCGACGTCGTCGAAGGGATGGCGCTCGACCCGAACTGA
- a CDS encoding ABC transporter substrate-binding protein, protein MESTQQFDRSRRAFVAGGIAAGSAALAGCLGGDGDSEDGSGSYTVSMAPMDEIEFDGVPEDAMVTFAHYADMAVALGHGDAVNSLHAPEMSGSTMNKFYERLEGISFDWEGLENPLKDGVTEEELYDYDSDVHFLDPSYVLTTQDDWDESTVDEIADTIAPWVGSYHSGVHSDPAPAYADSYEYYTLWELFEKVAAVFQERERYEALASVYEETMSEIESNLPPESDRPTVARATLGDGVFYTYNLNTPGFWQAETRPLGARDALANVEWSGDWGTVNYETMLDADPDIILHLWGITPNYAIEDVRDRMESHSAGSELRAVQNDRVLASGMRYQGPIMNLFQLEMTAKQLYPDQFGEWPGYESGSPYPEIPTDEQLFDRDRVANIVTGGSDNGE, encoded by the coding sequence TTGGAATCGACGCAGCAGTTCGACCGAAGTCGACGAGCGTTCGTGGCGGGGGGGATCGCGGCCGGGAGCGCAGCACTGGCCGGCTGTCTCGGCGGGGACGGCGATTCGGAGGACGGATCCGGCTCGTACACGGTGTCGATGGCACCGATGGATGAGATCGAATTCGACGGCGTCCCCGAAGACGCGATGGTCACCTTCGCGCACTACGCCGACATGGCGGTCGCGCTCGGCCACGGTGACGCCGTAAACTCGCTGCACGCTCCGGAGATGTCGGGATCGACGATGAACAAGTTCTACGAGCGACTCGAGGGCATCTCATTCGACTGGGAGGGCCTGGAGAACCCGCTCAAGGACGGTGTGACGGAGGAGGAACTCTACGACTACGATAGCGACGTTCACTTCCTCGATCCGTCGTACGTGCTGACGACCCAGGACGATTGGGACGAATCGACCGTCGACGAGATCGCCGACACGATCGCCCCGTGGGTCGGCAGCTATCACAGCGGCGTTCACAGCGACCCGGCTCCGGCGTACGCCGACAGCTACGAGTACTACACCCTCTGGGAACTCTTCGAGAAGGTCGCGGCCGTCTTTCAGGAACGAGAGCGATACGAGGCGCTCGCAAGCGTCTACGAGGAAACGATGTCGGAGATCGAATCGAACCTGCCGCCCGAGAGCGATCGGCCGACGGTCGCACGCGCCACGCTGGGCGACGGCGTGTTCTACACGTACAATCTCAACACGCCCGGCTTCTGGCAGGCGGAAACGCGACCGCTCGGTGCCCGCGACGCGCTCGCCAACGTGGAATGGTCGGGCGACTGGGGGACCGTCAACTACGAGACGATGCTCGACGCGGATCCGGATATCATCCTCCACCTCTGGGGAATTACGCCAAATTATGCCATCGAAGACGTTCGCGACCGAATGGAATCGCACTCCGCCGGCAGCGAGTTGAGAGCAGTACAAAACGACCGGGTCCTCGCCAGCGGCATGCGCTATCAGGGCCCCATCATGAACCTCTTCCAGCTCGAGATGACCGCCAAGCAGCTCTACCCCGACCAATTCGGCGAGTGGCCCGGCTACGAATCAGGCAGTCCGTACCCGGAGATTCCGACGGACGAGCAGCTGTTCGATCGCGACCGAGTCGCGAACATCGTCACCGGCGGAAGCGACAACGGGGAGTGA
- a CDS encoding TRAM domain-containing protein: MEISEKLLCLFSTDVSEEEDRYVIEVPRQEIETGDIDPGEVYRVALISREDEASTDEGTATATAQSAPSEPQPPVDVGETRYVEIEDIGKQGDGIARVERGYVIIVPGADVGERVKIEVTEVKSNFAVGEIIEDTF, translated from the coding sequence GTGGAAATATCTGAAAAGCTGCTGTGTCTGTTCAGTACGGACGTTTCGGAAGAGGAGGATCGATACGTCATCGAGGTGCCGCGTCAGGAGATCGAGACCGGCGATATCGACCCCGGCGAGGTCTACCGCGTCGCGCTCATCTCGCGGGAGGACGAGGCGAGCACCGACGAGGGGACGGCGACCGCGACGGCCCAGAGCGCGCCGTCGGAGCCGCAGCCGCCGGTCGACGTCGGCGAAACGCGCTACGTCGAGATCGAAGACATCGGCAAGCAGGGCGACGGCATCGCCCGCGTCGAACGCGGCTACGTCATCATCGTTCCCGGTGCCGACGTCGGCGAACGCGTCAAGATCGAAGTCACCGAGGTCAAGTCGAACTTCGCCGTCGGCGAAATCATCGAGGATACGTTCTAA
- a CDS encoding SIMPL domain-containing protein, translated as MDRRQFLAASSIGLTTAVAGCAGSPLSSGDGGTEPDDEPESNSDTTPESESGATDADGEITVSASGDVETEPDQAVVSLGVEASGESAEGVTDALSSGAEALRTAFDDLGIPEENVEEGQYRVHQMRGRADDGFEGTHSFEVTVADVDRVGEIIDGAVAAGADHVGYVSFTLKEETRSERRKDAIDAALANADEEAGHVADNRGVELEGATAVTTGDVQIHSVRRETAATDDAASGGAPPTEIDAESVSVSASVTVTYAFTR; from the coding sequence ATGGATCGACGACAGTTCCTCGCGGCCTCGAGTATCGGCCTGACGACAGCGGTGGCTGGCTGTGCGGGAAGCCCGCTCAGTAGCGGCGACGGCGGAACGGAGCCGGACGACGAACCCGAATCGAATTCGGACACCACTCCCGAATCGGAATCCGGCGCGACCGACGCGGACGGCGAAATCACGGTTAGCGCCAGCGGGGACGTGGAAACGGAACCGGACCAGGCGGTCGTCAGCCTCGGCGTCGAGGCGTCAGGCGAGAGCGCCGAGGGCGTCACCGACGCGCTCTCGAGCGGTGCCGAAGCGCTTCGTACAGCGTTCGACGACCTCGGGATCCCCGAGGAGAACGTCGAGGAGGGACAGTACCGGGTCCATCAGATGCGCGGCCGAGCGGACGACGGGTTCGAGGGGACGCACTCGTTCGAGGTGACCGTCGCCGACGTCGACCGCGTCGGCGAGATCATCGACGGTGCGGTCGCGGCCGGTGCGGACCACGTGGGGTACGTGAGCTTTACCCTGAAAGAGGAAACGCGGTCCGAACGCCGAAAGGACGCGATCGACGCGGCACTGGCGAACGCCGACGAGGAGGCGGGTCACGTCGCCGACAACCGCGGCGTCGAACTCGAGGGAGCGACGGCCGTTACGACCGGCGACGTGCAGATCCATTCCGTCCGTCGTGAAACCGCGGCCACCGACGATGCGGCCAGCGGCGGGGCACCGCCGACGGAGATCGACGCGGAGTCGGTCAGCGTCAGCGCCAGCGTGACCGTCACGTACGCGTTCACGAGGTGA
- a CDS encoding MBL fold metallo-hydrolase → MHVTRCPVPVATRAPGGKTNAYLVGATGSSSADERGEQDADRDPAILVDPAARTDDIDRLLEEHTVEHLFVTHTHPDHVGAVETYAAETDATVWARYGRTDRFRDATGCDPDRTFAPGTVIPLGDERVRVLDAPGHAPDHVALEAGRGGPILCGDCAVREGSVVVGAPEGDMRAYVTTLRRLWAIDPPVLYPGHGPEIDAPRQTLERLLSHRAEREQRVLEAVTSGAQSLEEVLESAYEKDLSGVRDLARATVVAHLEKLAVEDSVEWDGQRATALATDAEDD, encoded by the coding sequence ATGCACGTCACTCGCTGTCCCGTCCCGGTCGCGACGCGCGCTCCCGGCGGGAAGACCAACGCCTACCTCGTCGGCGCGACTGGGTCGTCCTCGGCCGACGAGCGGGGGGAACAGGACGCCGACCGCGATCCGGCGATACTCGTCGATCCGGCGGCGAGAACCGACGATATCGATCGCCTGCTCGAGGAGCACACCGTCGAACACCTCTTCGTCACTCACACCCACCCCGACCACGTCGGTGCCGTCGAGACGTACGCGGCCGAAACCGACGCGACGGTCTGGGCTCGCTACGGCCGGACCGACCGCTTTCGCGACGCGACAGGGTGCGATCCCGACCGCACGTTCGCGCCCGGGACAGTGATCCCGCTCGGCGACGAGCGCGTCCGCGTCCTCGACGCACCGGGACACGCTCCCGATCACGTCGCGCTCGAGGCCGGCCGCGGCGGGCCGATCCTGTGTGGCGACTGCGCCGTCCGCGAGGGAAGCGTCGTCGTCGGCGCGCCGGAGGGCGACATGCGCGCGTACGTGACGACGCTGCGTCGGCTCTGGGCGATTGACCCGCCGGTGCTCTATCCCGGTCATGGCCCCGAAATCGACGCTCCCCGGCAAACCCTCGAGCGCCTGCTCTCCCACCGGGCCGAGCGCGAGCAGCGGGTACTCGAGGCGGTCACGTCGGGTGCCCAGTCACTCGAGGAAGTCCTCGAGTCGGCCTACGAGAAGGACCTCTCGGGCGTTCGCGACCTCGCGCGAGCGACGGTCGTCGCCCACCTCGAGAAACTCGCCGTCGAAGACAGCGTGGAGTGGGACGGCCAGCGGGCGACCGCGCTCGCGACCGACGCCGAGGACGACTGA
- a CDS encoding YkgJ family cysteine cluster protein encodes MQSLEAELDDARRLAVDDLADAIESIGFECTRCGACCKADAEDDHTATVFPDEVRTLEESAARSAADNRAVEPRDSDSYDGDYDWRDVARPMPYGLSETEDGDLEGETFEWALQTDGCGDCTFYEEDDSGTGACTAHDDRPLICRTYPFSVALAGTSQPMGEAVDEAGMVRAHECEGLGRDISRDDAEELARALKERAVRELEEAIAVRDNYEPADRDPGEVVVHDSEGAKRVDGTPLEE; translated from the coding sequence GTGCAATCGCTCGAGGCCGAACTCGACGACGCCCGCCGACTCGCGGTCGACGACCTCGCGGACGCGATCGAGTCGATCGGCTTCGAGTGTACCCGCTGTGGGGCCTGTTGCAAGGCCGACGCCGAGGACGACCACACGGCAACCGTCTTTCCCGATGAAGTGCGAACTCTCGAGGAGAGCGCGGCGCGTAGCGCCGCGGACAATCGAGCGGTGGAACCGCGAGATAGTGACAGCTACGACGGCGACTACGACTGGCGCGATGTCGCCCGACCGATGCCGTACGGCCTCTCGGAAACGGAGGATGGCGACCTCGAGGGCGAGACCTTCGAGTGGGCGCTCCAGACCGACGGCTGCGGCGACTGTACGTTCTACGAGGAAGATGACTCCGGCACTGGCGCGTGTACCGCTCACGACGACCGCCCGCTGATCTGCCGAACCTACCCGTTCAGCGTCGCGCTCGCGGGGACCAGCCAGCCGATGGGCGAGGCCGTTGACGAAGCGGGGATGGTGCGGGCTCACGAGTGCGAGGGGCTCGGTCGCGATATTTCGCGAGACGATGCCGAAGAACTGGCTCGAGCGCTCAAGGAACGAGCCGTTCGGGAACTCGAGGAGGCCATCGCCGTCCGTGACAACTACGAGCCCGCCGATCGCGACCCGGGCGAGGTCGTCGTTCACGACTCCGAAGGCGCGAAACGGGTCGATGGGACGCCGCTCGAGGAGTGA